In Zunongwangia profunda SM-A87, the following proteins share a genomic window:
- a CDS encoding glycosyltransferase family 2 protein: protein MSITLDDIANIASWLFLVYGILICLGYLFSAIFSIFEIRDYKRSNNYKDEIALLQASELPPVSILAPAYNEGLNIVENVRSLLTINYPSFEIVIINDGSKDDTMQRLIEEYDLEKQDYLFHYFIKTKTIRGVYKSKNTAFKNLLVIDKENGGKADALNTGINVCSHDIICCIDVDCILEYDAMLKLIKPFLNDRKKVIASGGVIRVANSCVIEDGRIIEVRLPEKFVARVQVIEYFRAFLMGRMAWSRIDGLLLISGAFGMFDKQIAIEAGGYNHNTVGEDMELLVRMRRMMREKNIPYKVGFVPDPLCWTEVPQSWEILKRQRNRWTRGTAETLLLHKKMIFNPKYGVLGVLSTPFWLFFEWMAPLIEFSGTIFFIFLLWFGLISWKFFLTFLLVVYAFAVLFSITALFFEEYSFQQYKKPKYIFTLIGTAFLEPIVYHPFVMWAAVRGNWDLIIGKKSWGEMTRTGLSKSTKK, encoded by the coding sequence ATGAGCATTACCTTAGACGACATCGCAAATATTGCCAGTTGGCTTTTCTTAGTATATGGGATTCTAATTTGTTTGGGCTATTTATTTTCGGCAATCTTTTCTATTTTCGAAATTAGAGACTACAAACGATCCAATAATTACAAAGACGAAATTGCTTTATTACAGGCTTCAGAGTTACCTCCGGTTTCCATACTAGCTCCTGCGTATAACGAAGGTCTTAATATTGTAGAAAATGTAAGATCGCTTCTAACTATAAATTACCCAAGTTTTGAGATTGTGATTATTAATGATGGGAGTAAGGACGATACCATGCAACGCCTTATTGAGGAATATGATCTGGAGAAGCAGGATTATCTATTTCACTATTTTATAAAGACCAAAACTATTCGCGGTGTTTACAAATCTAAAAATACTGCTTTTAAGAACTTGTTGGTAATTGATAAAGAAAATGGAGGGAAGGCCGATGCATTAAATACTGGAATTAATGTTTGCAGTCACGATATTATTTGCTGTATCGACGTAGATTGTATCTTGGAATACGATGCAATGTTGAAGCTTATAAAACCATTTCTAAATGATAGAAAGAAAGTAATTGCCTCTGGAGGAGTAATTCGGGTAGCTAATAGTTGCGTAATTGAAGATGGTAGAATTATAGAAGTGAGATTACCTGAAAAATTTGTCGCCAGGGTACAGGTTATAGAATATTTCAGGGCATTTTTAATGGGAAGAATGGCATGGTCTCGTATAGATGGTTTACTACTTATTTCTGGAGCCTTTGGGATGTTTGACAAGCAAATAGCCATCGAAGCTGGTGGCTATAACCATAATACCGTGGGTGAGGATATGGAACTGTTGGTACGTATGCGTCGAATGATGCGCGAAAAGAACATCCCTTATAAAGTTGGGTTTGTTCCCGATCCTTTATGTTGGACAGAAGTACCGCAAAGTTGGGAGATTTTAAAACGCCAGCGTAACCGGTGGACAAGGGGCACTGCGGAAACACTTTTACTTCATAAAAAAATGATTTTTAATCCCAAATACGGGGTTTTAGGTGTGCTCTCAACACCATTCTGGCTGTTTTTCGAATGGATGGCACCTCTAATTGAATTTTCAGGTACTATTTTCTTTATTTTTCTACTTTGGTTTGGTCTAATTAGTTGGAAATTCTTTCTTACTTTCCTGTTAGTGGTCTATGCGTTTGCAGTTTTATTTTCAATTACCGCTTTATTTTTTGAGGAGTATAGCTTTCAGCAATATAAAAAGCCCAAGTATATTTTCACGCTGATTGGAACAGCCTTTTTAGAACCTATTGTATATCACCCTTTTGTGATGTGGGCAGCGGTTCGTGGAAACTGGGATTTGATTATAGGAAAAAAAAGCTGGGGAGAAATGACAAGGACAGGATTATCCAAATCAACAAAAAAATGA